From Streptomyces sp. HUAS MG91, the proteins below share one genomic window:
- a CDS encoding GNAT family N-acetyltransferase encodes MSIQSAPSVPTAGITLRTVSFGHPDAVALNDRVQLEYAERYGDEGDVTPLDPTMFDAPRGHYLIAYDAAGVPLATGGWRTQDENDEGYADGDAELKRMYVTPEARGLGLARRILAALEEDARAAGRTRMVLETGTKQPEAIALYLSSGYEPCAKFGHYRFEELSRCYAKPLGG; translated from the coding sequence ATGAGTATCCAGTCCGCGCCGTCCGTCCCCACCGCCGGGATCACCCTGCGCACGGTCTCCTTCGGCCACCCCGACGCGGTCGCCCTCAACGACCGCGTACAGCTCGAATACGCGGAGCGCTACGGCGACGAGGGCGATGTCACACCCCTCGACCCGACGATGTTCGACGCCCCGCGCGGGCACTACCTGATCGCCTACGACGCGGCGGGCGTCCCGCTGGCCACCGGCGGCTGGCGCACGCAGGACGAGAACGACGAGGGGTACGCGGACGGGGACGCGGAGCTGAAGCGGATGTACGTCACGCCGGAGGCCCGGGGTCTCGGGCTGGCCCGCCGCATCTTGGCCGCCCTGGAGGAGGACGCCCGCGCGGCGGGCCGTACCCGCATGGTGCTCGAGACCGGGACCAAGCAGCCCGAGGCCATAGCCCTGTACCTGTCGAGCGGGTACGAGCCGTGCGCCAAGTTCGGGCACTACCGGTTCGAGGAGCTCAGCCGCTGCTACGCCAAGCCCCTCGGAGGCTGA
- a CDS encoding exodeoxyribonuclease III has protein sequence MCRYRGRVLTVTSVNVNGLRAAAKKGFVEWLAETSADVLCLQEVRAEPHQLPDEVREPEGWHVVHAPAAAKGRAGVSLYTRREPERVRIGFGSAEFDGSGRYVEVDLPGVTVASLYLPSGEVGTERQDEKIRFMGEFHAYLKGLRERAAADGREVVVCGDWNIAHQEADLKTWKANKKNSGFLPEEREWLGRVLDATDGGYVDVVRALHPDVEGPYSWWSYRGRAFDNDAGWRIDLVVSTSGLAAKARKAFVERAATHAERWSDHAPVTVVFDR, from the coding sequence GTGTGCCGGTACCGTGGCCGGGTGCTGACTGTGACCAGTGTGAACGTGAACGGGCTGCGGGCCGCCGCCAAGAAGGGCTTCGTGGAGTGGCTCGCCGAGACCTCCGCCGATGTCCTGTGCCTCCAGGAAGTGCGCGCCGAACCGCACCAGCTGCCCGACGAGGTCCGCGAGCCCGAGGGCTGGCACGTCGTGCACGCCCCGGCCGCCGCCAAGGGCCGGGCCGGCGTCTCCCTCTACACGCGGCGCGAGCCGGAGCGGGTGCGGATCGGGTTCGGGTCGGCCGAGTTCGACGGCAGCGGGCGGTACGTGGAAGTGGATCTGCCCGGCGTCACCGTCGCCTCCCTCTACCTGCCCTCCGGCGAGGTCGGCACCGAGCGGCAGGACGAGAAGATCCGCTTCATGGGCGAGTTCCACGCCTACCTGAAGGGCCTGCGCGAGCGCGCCGCCGCCGACGGCCGCGAGGTCGTCGTCTGCGGCGACTGGAACATCGCCCACCAGGAGGCCGACCTCAAGACCTGGAAGGCCAACAAGAAGAACTCCGGCTTCCTGCCCGAGGAGCGCGAGTGGCTGGGCCGTGTCCTCGACGCGACCGACGGCGGCTACGTCGACGTGGTCCGCGCCCTGCACCCGGATGTGGAGGGGCCGTACTCGTGGTGGTCGTACCGGGGGCGGGCCTTCGACAACGACGCGGGATGGAGAATTGATCTCGTGGTGTCGACCTCCGGCCTGGCTGCCAAGGCGCGCAAGGCATTTGTGGAGCGGGCGGCCACGCACGCCGAGCGCTGGTCGGACCACGCCCCGGTGACGGTTGTGTTCGACCGCTAG
- a CDS encoding S9 family peptidase yields the protein MPETPDTPETSGGASAFHDLSTFLALPRVNSLALSADGGRLVAAVQNLSGDGTRFVSGLWEIDPAGARDAVRLTRSDKGESGPAFGPDGTLHFLSGRPGDIDDAEGEHEGPALWALPPRGEAAVVARHPGGIAGYTVARDSGALGHVGGLLPGAADAETHDRLRKERKDAKVTAILYESGPTRAWDHDLGPEDPHVFVRATADAAPVDAGGQGAGIEDAGDVALSPDGTRVAYTRFVTGRVPDENRTAVVIADATTGKQLHVLGDLEHLYEAPVFTGDGTAVVCSRMFYPTYDEPWDGTLVRIDLADGEVSDLLPGFDNWPGGAVCSPADDTLFFTADEKGHRPVFRRDPDGTVTRLTASGAYGSLCVAPDGRTLYALRNAIDSPPRPVRLDAATADQTPAELPAPGGVGELPGTLTEVHVEADDGFRVRGWLVLPEGASAERPAPLLVSVHGGPQGSWNAWTWRWNPWPFAARGYAVLLPDPALSTGYGQRNHERGWGQWGGRPYDDVMALTDAAEGRDDIDSGRTALAGGSYGGYMANRVATGTDRFRAIVSHAGLWDIRMFQGDTDVPWYFQRIFGDPLTRPERYEADSPYENAAKIRTPMLVIHGAKDYRVPVGQGSALFQDLQRFEVPAKFLYFPDENHWILSPGHIKVWYETFLNFIDHHTLGTEWRRPGLL from the coding sequence ATGCCTGAGACCCCTGACACCCCTGAGACCTCCGGTGGCGCCTCCGCCTTTCACGATCTGTCGACCTTCCTCGCCCTGCCCCGCGTCAACTCCCTCGCCCTGTCCGCCGACGGCGGCCGGCTGGTCGCCGCCGTGCAGAACCTCTCCGGCGACGGCACCCGCTTCGTCTCCGGGCTGTGGGAGATCGACCCGGCCGGCGCGCGCGATGCGGTCCGGCTGACCCGGTCCGACAAGGGCGAGTCCGGGCCCGCGTTCGGCCCGGACGGAACGCTCCACTTCCTGTCCGGCCGGCCCGGTGACATCGACGACGCCGAGGGCGAGCACGAGGGGCCCGCGCTGTGGGCACTGCCCCCGCGCGGCGAGGCCGCCGTCGTCGCCCGGCACCCGGGCGGCATCGCCGGGTACACCGTCGCCCGCGACTCCGGCGCGCTCGGCCACGTCGGCGGACTGCTGCCCGGCGCCGCCGACGCCGAGACGCACGACAGGCTCCGCAAGGAACGCAAGGACGCGAAGGTCACCGCGATCCTCTACGAGTCCGGGCCGACCCGCGCCTGGGACCACGACCTCGGCCCCGAGGACCCGCACGTCTTCGTCCGCGCCACCGCCGACGCGGCCCCGGTCGACGCCGGCGGCCAGGGCGCCGGCATCGAGGACGCCGGGGACGTGGCGCTGTCGCCGGACGGTACGCGCGTGGCGTACACCCGGTTCGTCACCGGCCGGGTCCCCGACGAGAACCGCACCGCCGTGGTGATCGCCGACGCGACCACCGGCAAGCAGTTGCACGTCCTCGGCGACCTGGAACACCTCTACGAGGCGCCCGTCTTCACCGGTGACGGCACGGCCGTCGTGTGCAGCCGGATGTTCTACCCCACGTACGACGAACCCTGGGACGGCACGCTCGTCCGCATCGACCTGGCCGACGGCGAGGTCAGCGACCTGCTCCCCGGCTTCGACAACTGGCCCGGCGGCGCCGTCTGTTCACCGGCCGACGACACCCTCTTCTTCACGGCCGACGAGAAGGGCCACCGCCCCGTCTTCCGCCGCGACCCCGACGGCACCGTCACCCGGCTCACCGCCTCCGGCGCGTACGGATCGCTGTGCGTGGCCCCCGACGGCCGCACCCTGTACGCCCTGCGCAACGCGATCGACTCCCCGCCGCGCCCGGTCCGCCTGGACGCCGCGACGGCCGACCAGACGCCCGCCGAACTGCCCGCCCCGGGCGGCGTCGGCGAACTGCCCGGCACCCTCACCGAGGTGCACGTCGAGGCGGACGACGGGTTCCGGGTGCGCGGCTGGCTCGTGCTGCCCGAGGGGGCGTCCGCCGAGCGGCCCGCGCCGCTGCTCGTCTCCGTGCACGGCGGACCGCAGGGCAGCTGGAACGCCTGGACCTGGCGGTGGAACCCGTGGCCGTTCGCCGCGCGCGGGTACGCGGTGCTGCTGCCGGACCCGGCCCTGTCGACCGGCTACGGGCAGCGCAACCACGAGCGCGGCTGGGGCCAGTGGGGCGGGCGCCCCTACGACGACGTGATGGCGCTGACCGATGCCGCCGAGGGCCGCGACGACATCGACTCCGGGCGCACGGCGCTGGCCGGCGGTTCCTACGGCGGTTACATGGCCAACCGGGTCGCCACCGGCACCGACCGGTTCAGGGCGATCGTCAGCCACGCGGGCCTGTGGGACATCCGCATGTTCCAGGGCGACACCGACGTCCCCTGGTACTTCCAGCGGATCTTCGGCGACCCGCTGACCCGCCCCGAGCGGTACGAGGCCGACTCCCCGTACGAGAACGCCGCGAAGATCCGCACGCCGATGCTGGTCATCCACGGCGCCAAGGACTACCGCGTGCCCGTCGGCCAGGGCTCGGCGCTCTTCCAGGACCTCCAGCGGTTCGAAGTCCCGGCGAAGTTCCTCTACTTCCCCGACGAGAACCACTGGATCCTCTCGCCGGGTCACATCAAGGTCTGGTACGAGACGTTCCTGAACTTCATCGACCACCACACCCTCGGCACCGAGTGGCGGCGCCCGGGACTGCTGTGA